A single Acidaminococcus sp. DNA region contains:
- a CDS encoding YlxR family protein: protein MKVKKIPQRTCIGCGQTKPKKELIRIVRRVDGTVALDKTGKMAGRGAYICPDPACIDKAIHSKSLERALQVSVSAETKDALLTELSHEK, encoded by the coding sequence ATGAAAGTAAAAAAGATCCCGCAGCGGACTTGTATCGGCTGCGGCCAAACCAAACCGAAGAAAGAATTAATCCGTATTGTACGCCGGGTGGACGGGACAGTTGCCCTGGACAAGACCGGCAAGATGGCGGGACGTGGAGCGTACATCTGCCCTGACCCTGCCTGCATTGATAAGGCTATTCATTCCAAGAGCCTGGAACGGGCCCTGCAGGTTTCTGTATCGGCAGAAACGAAGGATGCCTTGCTGACGGAGCTTTCTCATGAAAAGTGA
- a CDS encoding ribosome maturation factor RimP — protein sequence MDKNNIVKKVAELARPIAEKYGVELVDVEYVRERDWYLRVYIDKEGGIDIDDCSAVSGDLEKELDARDFIKEKYYLEVSSPGIDRPLKKDKDFTDHYGQKVDLAFYAPYEGKKNLPGVVLLSHDDASLTVKDFKNRKLVIDRKLLSSVRPHLDF from the coding sequence ATGGACAAAAACAACATCGTGAAAAAGGTGGCGGAACTGGCCCGGCCGATTGCGGAAAAGTACGGTGTGGAACTCGTGGATGTGGAATACGTCAGGGAACGGGATTGGTACCTGCGTGTCTACATCGATAAAGAAGGCGGCATCGACATTGATGACTGCAGCGCCGTCAGCGGCGATCTGGAAAAAGAGCTGGACGCGAGGGACTTTATCAAAGAAAAATATTATCTGGAAGTTTCTTCCCCGGGCATCGATCGTCCGCTGAAGAAAGATAAGGATTTTACAGACCACTACGGCCAGAAGGTAGACCTGGCATTTTATGCCCCTTATGAAGGAAAGAAGAATCTACCCGGCGTTGTCCTTTTGTCCCATGATGATGCCTCATTGACTGTAAAAGATTTCAAGAATAGAAAACTCGTCATCGACAGAAAACTGCTCTCGTCGGTACGTCCGCATTTGGATTTTTAG
- a CDS encoding PolC-type DNA polymerase III, with translation MKETCYRLIPERNHFLSFMKTIDLSPEQQSCLNRLVLDYVEIDCGNNTWKVAYDMVTNPLEEQNLAAVGNKLAAACSVTRVSFVNEHEETDYPPYMDAAPLPDPDVPLPDDDAPEACEEECSDDDSDSSEVTENSVFQSEAYQQALRALRGEMAGPKGNGVIYGRKITKKPRPMDEVVEEENGVVVEGTIVKYDTRELRTNAVILSIYLADETNGLLVKIRFGDREGNDLVKNKKASEDLQNKLPVGSKILIQGNVAVDKYANSELVMSNVKGIMLEKTEKRMDNAEHKRVELHCHTKMSKMDGLTPMKELVDTAANWGHKALAITDHGVVQAFPFCYDEAKEMAKKGKDIKLIYGVEGYLTHSIDDKKNYHIILLAKNIAGLRNLYRLVSLSHLQYFGGKPKRPRMTKGLIDQYRDGIIVGSACAAGEIFRAILAGASHEELLQIASYYDYLEIQPLRNNQYLLKDETHPEIKSFEDLQNINKTILSLGDELGKLTVATCDVHFLNPEDGLARKILQAGMGYPDEEQPPLFLRTTEEMLEEFSYLGKERAYEVVVTNTNKISDQIENFKPVPDRDQLYSPYIPGAEQKVESMSYARAHEWYGPKLPKIVEDRLKAELSSIIGNGFSVLYYIAHLLVKKSNDDGYMVGSRGSVGSSFVATMLNITEVNPLAPHYRCPKCFHTEFFTDGSVGSGFDLPEKNCPECGTPMIRDGHNIPFAVFLGFHGDKVPDIDLNFSGEYQPRAHKYTEELFGRDNVFRAGTLGTIKEKTAYGYIKKYYENRGEIKRMAFIESLIPKLAGVKRTTGQHPGGIVVIPRNLDVHYITPVSYPADDPTVGTITTHYDFHSIDERIVKLDILGHDDPTVIKMLDNMLGDGYCKSIPIGDKDTMELFLSTKSIGVEPEDIGTNVATYGVPECGTHFVRQMISDVKPKNFSDLLRISGYSHGTDVWLNNAQDLIRNGTPTEDTISTRDDIMNWLINKGMEPSMAFGIMEWSRKGKAHKKGFKAEQLEAFKKANIPEFYIKACQTLQYLFPKAHAVAYVLSAYRIAYCKVHHPKEFYSAYFTIRAPHFDYTEVHKGINYMRQFIKNVYVQGTKASVNDKDTATYMELAVEMLARGFEFEDVDLYKSDAHKFLVTEKGLLPPLGSIGGIGGVAAEGIVEARKAGPFISREDLRTRAKISNSAVEELADLGILGDLPATDQIELF, from the coding sequence GTGAAGGAAACATGTTATCGGTTGATTCCTGAAAGGAATCACTTCTTATCCTTTATGAAGACCATTGATTTGTCTCCGGAGCAGCAGTCGTGTTTAAACCGGCTGGTTCTTGATTACGTGGAAATTGACTGCGGGAACAATACGTGGAAAGTTGCCTATGACATGGTCACGAACCCCTTGGAAGAACAAAATCTGGCAGCGGTGGGAAATAAACTTGCCGCTGCTTGTTCCGTTACCCGCGTTTCCTTTGTCAATGAACATGAAGAGACGGATTATCCGCCTTATATGGATGCCGCTCCGCTGCCGGATCCGGACGTCCCGCTGCCTGACGATGATGCACCGGAAGCCTGCGAAGAAGAGTGCAGTGACGACGACAGTGACAGCAGTGAGGTTACGGAAAACAGTGTGTTCCAGAGCGAAGCCTACCAGCAGGCACTTCGGGCACTGCGCGGCGAAATGGCAGGACCGAAAGGAAACGGCGTCATTTATGGGCGCAAAATCACGAAGAAACCACGGCCTATGGATGAAGTCGTGGAAGAAGAAAACGGGGTTGTGGTGGAAGGCACCATCGTCAAGTATGACACCCGTGAGCTGCGCACGAATGCTGTAATTTTGTCCATCTATCTCGCTGATGAGACAAACGGGCTGCTCGTTAAGATTCGCTTCGGCGACCGGGAGGGCAATGACCTTGTCAAGAATAAAAAGGCAAGTGAAGACCTTCAGAACAAGCTGCCTGTCGGGTCTAAAATCCTGATCCAGGGCAATGTAGCCGTGGACAAGTACGCTAACTCTGAACTCGTTATGTCCAATGTCAAGGGCATCATGCTCGAAAAGACAGAGAAGCGGATGGACAACGCCGAACATAAGCGTGTCGAACTGCACTGCCATACGAAGATGAGTAAGATGGACGGTCTGACGCCGATGAAAGAACTCGTTGATACGGCAGCCAACTGGGGCCACAAGGCGCTTGCCATTACGGATCACGGTGTCGTTCAGGCTTTCCCGTTCTGTTATGACGAAGCCAAAGAAATGGCGAAGAAGGGTAAGGATATCAAACTTATCTATGGCGTTGAAGGGTATCTGACCCACAGCATTGACGATAAGAAAAATTATCACATTATCCTGCTGGCCAAGAATATTGCCGGCCTGCGCAATTTGTACCGGCTTGTATCTTTGTCACATCTGCAGTATTTTGGCGGAAAACCGAAACGGCCGCGCATGACCAAGGGGCTGATAGACCAGTACCGCGATGGTATTATTGTCGGTTCTGCCTGTGCAGCCGGAGAAATTTTCCGTGCTATTCTGGCCGGGGCTTCCCATGAGGAGCTGCTGCAGATTGCTTCTTATTACGACTACCTGGAAATTCAGCCTTTGCGCAACAACCAGTACTTGCTGAAGGATGAGACCCATCCTGAAATCAAGAGCTTTGAAGATTTGCAGAATATCAATAAGACGATTCTGTCGCTGGGGGACGAGCTGGGTAAACTGACCGTGGCTACCTGCGACGTGCATTTCCTCAATCCGGAAGATGGTCTCGCCCGTAAGATTCTGCAGGCAGGTATGGGCTATCCCGATGAAGAGCAGCCGCCGCTCTTTCTGCGGACGACCGAAGAAATGCTCGAGGAATTCTCCTATCTGGGCAAAGAGCGGGCTTACGAAGTGGTCGTGACGAATACCAATAAAATCAGCGACCAGATTGAGAATTTCAAACCGGTTCCGGATCGTGATCAGCTGTATTCCCCGTACATCCCCGGTGCTGAGCAGAAAGTAGAATCTATGTCCTACGCCCGGGCCCACGAATGGTATGGGCCGAAGCTGCCGAAAATTGTGGAAGACCGGCTGAAAGCAGAACTGTCTTCCATCATCGGCAACGGTTTCTCCGTGCTGTACTATATTGCTCATCTGCTCGTGAAGAAGTCTAACGACGATGGTTACATGGTAGGTTCCCGTGGTAGTGTCGGTTCCTCTTTTGTAGCAACGATGCTCAATATCACGGAAGTCAATCCGCTGGCACCTCATTACCGCTGCCCAAAGTGTTTCCATACGGAATTCTTTACGGATGGTTCTGTCGGATCCGGTTTTGACCTGCCCGAAAAGAATTGTCCGGAATGCGGCACGCCGATGATCCGCGACGGACATAATATCCCGTTTGCCGTATTCCTGGGATTTCATGGTGATAAAGTGCCTGATATCGACCTGAACTTCTCCGGTGAATATCAGCCTCGTGCTCATAAGTACACGGAAGAACTTTTTGGCCGTGATAACGTGTTCCGTGCCGGTACCCTGGGTACCATTAAGGAGAAAACGGCATACGGTTATATCAAGAAGTACTATGAAAACCGCGGTGAGATAAAGCGTATGGCTTTTATTGAGAGCCTTATCCCGAAACTGGCAGGAGTCAAGCGGACAACGGGCCAGCACCCGGGCGGTATCGTCGTTATTCCGCGTAACCTCGATGTGCACTACATCACGCCGGTCTCCTATCCGGCCGACGATCCGACGGTAGGAACGATTACGACGCACTACGATTTCCATTCTATCGATGAACGTATCGTTAAGCTTGATATTCTCGGCCACGATGATCCGACGGTCATTAAGATGCTGGATAATATGCTGGGGGATGGCTACTGCAAGAGTATTCCTATCGGTGATAAAGATACGATGGAACTGTTCCTCAGTACGAAGTCCATCGGAGTGGAACCGGAAGATATCGGCACGAACGTCGCGACGTATGGGGTTCCTGAATGCGGCACCCACTTTGTACGTCAGATGATTTCCGACGTTAAACCGAAGAACTTTTCTGACTTACTGCGTATTTCCGGTTACTCTCATGGTACAGATGTATGGCTGAACAATGCACAGGATTTGATTCGTAACGGTACGCCGACGGAAGATACAATCTCGACACGTGACGATATCATGAACTGGCTGATCAATAAGGGCATGGAACCGAGCATGGCATTCGGTATCATGGAGTGGAGCCGTAAAGGCAAGGCTCACAAAAAAGGGTTCAAAGCCGAACAACTGGAAGCATTCAAGAAAGCCAACATCCCTGAGTTCTATATCAAGGCATGCCAGACACTGCAGTATTTGTTCCCGAAGGCGCATGCCGTGGCATACGTCCTTTCAGCCTATCGCATTGCATACTGTAAGGTACATCACCCGAAGGAATTCTATTCGGCGTATTTTACCATCCGGGCACCGCACTTTGATTACACTGAGGTGCATAAAGGCATCAACTACATGCGGCAGTTCATCAAGAACGTCTATGTGCAGGGCACGAAAGCGTCCGTCAATGACAAGGATACGGCAACTTATATGGAACTTGCCGTGGAAATGCTGGCGCGCGGATTTGAATTCGAAGATGTGGATCTGTATAAATCCGATGCTCACAAATTCCTTGTGACTGAAAAAGGACTGCTGCCGCCGTTGGGTTCTATCGGCGGTATCGGCGGGGTGGCTGCGGAAGGCATTGTCGAAGCGCGTAAAGCGGGTCCTTTCATTTCCCGTGAAGACCTGCGCACGAGAGCCAAAATCAGTAATTCCGCTGTGGAAGAACTGGCAGATCTCGGCATTCTCGGAGATCTCCCGGCTACTGATCAGATTGAATTGTTCTGA
- the nusA gene encoding transcription termination factor NusA gives MNADFVKAIAQLGKEKGISVDFLYSAVEEALITAYKKNFGSAQNVRVSMDKENGEIKVYARKNIVDEVHDPNTELSVTDAQKINSHYQAGDVIEEEITPKNFGRIAAQNAKQVIVQRIREAERGMVYARYSDRENDIVTGTVQRIEGKSVFIDLGSAEGTLLPNEQIPNETYEYHERLKCYVVEVKKTTKGPQIILSRTHPGLLKRLFELEVAEIQDGTVVIDSVAREPGMRSKIAVHSTNPNVDPVGACVGPKGSRVQTVVDELRGEKVDIVKYSEDPEEYVANALSPAKVDKAIADPDNKICRVIVPDYQLSLAIGKEGQNARLAAKLTGWKIDIKSETQAAQEPDAFGSKNGDAE, from the coding sequence GTGAATGCAGATTTCGTGAAAGCCATTGCACAGCTTGGGAAGGAGAAGGGAATCTCTGTAGATTTTCTGTACAGTGCAGTGGAAGAAGCGCTGATTACTGCGTACAAGAAGAATTTCGGATCTGCCCAGAATGTACGGGTGTCAATGGATAAAGAAAATGGTGAAATCAAGGTGTATGCCCGCAAGAACATCGTGGATGAGGTTCATGACCCCAACACGGAATTGTCTGTAACGGATGCCCAGAAAATCAACAGCCATTACCAGGCCGGTGATGTCATCGAAGAGGAAATTACTCCGAAAAACTTCGGCCGCATTGCTGCCCAGAACGCAAAGCAGGTAATTGTACAGCGTATTCGCGAAGCAGAGCGCGGCATGGTGTATGCGAGATATTCCGACCGCGAGAATGACATCGTAACCGGTACCGTGCAGCGCATTGAAGGAAAAAGTGTATTCATCGACCTCGGGAGTGCGGAAGGCACACTGCTGCCGAATGAACAGATTCCTAATGAAACCTATGAATACCATGAACGCCTGAAGTGCTACGTCGTAGAAGTCAAGAAGACGACCAAGGGCCCGCAGATTATTCTGTCCCGGACTCATCCCGGCCTCCTGAAGCGTCTTTTCGAGCTGGAAGTAGCCGAAATCCAGGACGGTACGGTTGTCATTGACAGCGTGGCCCGTGAACCGGGTATGCGTTCCAAGATTGCCGTTCACAGCACGAATCCGAATGTTGACCCTGTCGGAGCCTGCGTCGGCCCGAAGGGGAGCCGCGTTCAGACCGTCGTTGACGAACTGCGCGGCGAAAAAGTGGATATCGTCAAATACAGCGAAGACCCTGAAGAATACGTAGCCAACGCCCTTTCTCCCGCTAAGGTGGATAAGGCGATTGCCGATCCTGACAATAAGATTTGCCGCGTGATTGTTCCGGATTATCAACTTTCCCTGGCTATCGGCAAAGAAGGGCAGAATGCCCGCCTTGCTGCGAAACTGACCGGCTGGAAGATTGATATCAAGAGCGAGACTCAGGCGGCACAGGAACCGGATGCTTTTGGCAGTAAAAACGGTGACGCAGAATGA
- a CDS encoding MgtC/SapB family protein has protein sequence MEPILIGHLILRILLAVFLGGIIGLERSAGDRPAGLRTHVLVAAGSALLMIVSIYGTDGVTQSRDPSRIASQVVSGIGFLGAGTILHEGMTVKGLTTAASLWIVSAIGLAVGCGMYVLGTVTTIVTFVTLEAVRGLEKKVLPPGRNVKWKVRMLMANSPDSMVDVLDYLRRMNVKVRVLNITNHPEASNIAITVSLKISKFENAHQILEGIKKQKSVERIEILEE, from the coding sequence ATGGAGCCAATCCTGATTGGCCATCTGATCCTGCGTATCCTGCTGGCAGTCTTTTTGGGCGGTATTATCGGCTTGGAGCGCAGTGCCGGTGATCGGCCGGCGGGGCTGCGGACTCACGTTCTGGTGGCGGCAGGTTCCGCATTGCTCATGATTGTCTCCATTTATGGTACGGACGGCGTCACTCAGTCGCGTGATCCCTCCCGCATTGCTTCCCAGGTGGTCAGCGGCATCGGCTTTCTCGGTGCAGGAACGATTTTGCACGAAGGAATGACTGTCAAAGGATTGACAACGGCAGCCAGCCTGTGGATTGTATCAGCTATCGGCCTCGCTGTAGGGTGCGGCATGTACGTGCTTGGTACGGTAACCACCATTGTGACCTTTGTAACGCTCGAGGCGGTACGCGGACTTGAAAAGAAAGTGCTGCCCCCCGGCAGGAATGTCAAGTGGAAAGTGCGCATGCTGATGGCAAATTCGCCGGACAGCATGGTGGATGTGCTTGACTACCTGAGGCGCATGAATGTAAAGGTACGTGTGCTCAATATTACAAACCACCCGGAAGCTTCAAATATTGCTATCACGGTAAGCCTCAAAATCAGTAAATTTGAAAATGCCCACCAAATTCTGGAAGGTATCAAGAAACAGAAATCGGTGGAGCGGATTGAAATTTTAGAAGAATAA
- a CDS encoding ribosomal L7Ae/L30e/S12e/Gadd45 family protein, with amino-acid sequence MKSDKQIYFALGLAQKAGKLASGDQGVEDALKNGQACLVLIASDVSDRTRDRIESLCRRCKVPVRQGLTMSDMGLAIGRSPRAAVVILDHHFLQLMV; translated from the coding sequence ATGAAAAGTGATAAACAAATTTATTTTGCCCTGGGACTGGCACAAAAAGCCGGGAAACTGGCGTCGGGCGACCAAGGTGTGGAAGACGCACTGAAAAATGGTCAGGCTTGTCTCGTGCTTATTGCATCGGACGTTTCTGACAGGACCCGTGACCGGATTGAAAGTTTGTGCCGCCGCTGTAAGGTGCCGGTGCGCCAAGGTCTTACCATGTCGGACATGGGCCTTGCCATCGGACGTTCTCCCCGGGCTGCCGTTGTGATATTGGATCACCATTTTCTGCAGTTAATGGTGTAA